One genomic window of Candidatus Poribacteria bacterium includes the following:
- a CDS encoding outer membrane lipoprotein-sorting protein gives MNRNQPPTSALNLFSLCGLVVLFSLFVAQLPAFAESHATDIDVKAIVKRMDELYRSETSQTNMEMQIVTPHWERTLALEVWTQGMDRTFILITSPKKEKGVATLRIGNEMWNYLPKTNKVMKVPPSMMMGSWMGSDFTNDDLVKESSMLDDYTYELITPADAQPDHLYIQLLPKEDSPIVWGKLIVAIRMSDRVPVWQHFYDETGRLTRVMNFKEIKSFDGKTIPSVMEMIPQNKEGHKTLVRFVEAEFDKGIDEKVFTRRNLQKRR, from the coding sequence ATGAATAGAAATCAACCTCCAACGTCTGCCTTGAATCTTTTCTCTCTATGCGGTTTGGTGGTCTTGTTTTCCTTATTCGTCGCTCAACTTCCGGCGTTTGCGGAAAGCCATGCCACGGATATTGATGTCAAAGCTATCGTCAAACGAATGGACGAACTCTATCGTAGTGAAACGAGCCAAACGAACATGGAGATGCAGATTGTTACGCCACACTGGGAGAGAACCTTGGCTTTGGAAGTCTGGACGCAGGGGATGGACAGAACCTTCATCTTGATAACGTCGCCCAAAAAGGAGAAAGGTGTTGCGACCTTGCGGATTGGGAACGAAATGTGGAACTATCTCCCCAAGACGAACAAGGTGATGAAAGTACCACCGTCAATGATGATGGGATCTTGGATGGGTTCCGACTTTACAAACGATGACCTCGTCAAAGAATCATCGATGCTTGATGATTACACCTACGAACTCATCACACCGGCGGATGCCCAACCCGACCATCTCTACATTCAATTGTTGCCAAAGGAAGATTCTCCGATTGTCTGGGGCAAACTTATCGTCGCTATCCGAATGAGTGATCGGGTTCCGGTTTGGCAGCATTTCTACGACGAAACGGGCCGTCTGACGCGAGTGATGAATTTCAAAGAGATCAAATCGTTTGACGGGAAGACTATACCTTCAGTAATGGAGATGATACCGCAGAACAAAGAGGGGCATAAAACCCTTGTACGGTTCGTGGAGGCCGAGTTTGACAAGGGTATTGACGAAAAAGTCTTCACACGCCGAAACCTTCAAAAGCGGAGATAA